The bacterium genome includes a window with the following:
- a CDS encoding PDZ domain-containing protein, which translates to MMLKSRSIVKSFAILTVVMALCAPLLLSAQSCCGEVKDCEKVCTEVSKKSGYLGITGGDLSDGVKKALNIESGAVVETIAEGSPAAKAGIKVGDVIVEIDQQKVSNFEGLRGFVVAKPNQKVNIVMFRDNKKIAKDVTLGEKETKELKLEMNLPDIDFNIENFKDLLGKGTTELKKQIDELKIEVEKLKAEVEKLKAK; encoded by the coding sequence ATGATGCTGAAATCACGGTCCATTGTTAAGTCCTTTGCCATACTCACAGTGGTAATGGCGCTTTGCGCGCCGTTATTACTCAGTGCCCAGTCCTGTTGCGGCGAAGTAAAAGACTGCGAAAAAGTATGCACCGAGGTTAGCAAAAAGTCCGGCTACCTTGGGATCACTGGCGGTGATCTTAGCGACGGCGTGAAAAAGGCGCTTAATATCGAATCCGGCGCTGTTGTGGAAACCATCGCCGAAGGCTCACCTGCCGCGAAGGCCGGCATCAAGGTCGGCGATGTCATCGTGGAGATCGACCAGCAGAAAGTGTCAAATTTTGAAGGTCTGCGAGGGTTCGTGGTCGCAAAGCCGAACCAGAAGGTGAATATCGTCATGTTCAGGGACAATAAAAAGATTGCCAAAGACGTCACCCTGGGCGAAAAGGAAACAAAAGAGTTAAAGCTGGAAATGAACCTGCCTGATATTGACTTTAATATCGAGAATTTCAAGGACCTGCTGGGCAAGGGCACGACCGAACTCAAAAAACAGATCGACGAATTGAAGATCGAGGTGGAAAAGCTAAAGGCCGAGGTCGAAAAACTGAAAGCCAAGTAA
- a CDS encoding class I SAM-dependent rRNA methyltransferase, with protein MKKVIVHRRHTNHPWIFSNEVIRVEDGVVPGAVVRVEERRKTVGSGFYNPHSLIAVRLFSADKQDFDAALIKERMRKANDIRNGLGDTYRLVFSESDGLPGLVVDKYDKYFVVQINALGMELNKDKIFKVLVDDFSASGIYEKNDEEGLRSLEGLEPRAAVVHGTIPEQVEIEQDGVKFLVDLVNGQKTGFFLDQRLNRQRVRDLAHGEVLDCFCYTGAFSLYAGQKVDVKVTGVDSSEPAIRLAQENARLNKVEVQFSCQDVFDVLNAYARENRAFDTIILDPPSFTKSRKKKFAALRGYKQINLKAMQVLREGGLLFTSSCSYHISMEDFITMLQGAASDAKKAFRIIDHGRQAPDHPVPLNFPESEYLKALFLQMV; from the coding sequence ATGAAAAAGGTTATCGTCCATCGCCGGCATACTAATCATCCCTGGATCTTTTCCAATGAGGTCATCCGGGTTGAAGATGGCGTTGTGCCCGGCGCCGTGGTGAGGGTCGAGGAGCGGCGCAAGACCGTTGGTTCTGGCTTTTACAACCCGCACTCGCTCATTGCGGTACGGTTATTTTCCGCTGATAAGCAAGATTTTGACGCGGCTTTGATCAAGGAACGCATGCGTAAAGCAAACGACATCAGGAACGGGTTGGGCGATACCTACCGCTTGGTTTTCAGCGAAAGCGATGGTCTGCCCGGGTTGGTCGTAGACAAATACGATAAGTACTTTGTCGTTCAGATCAATGCCCTGGGCATGGAACTGAACAAGGACAAGATCTTCAAAGTCCTCGTTGATGATTTTTCGGCGTCCGGGATATATGAAAAAAATGATGAAGAGGGATTGCGTTCGTTGGAAGGCCTGGAGCCGCGCGCGGCCGTGGTTCACGGTACAATTCCAGAGCAGGTCGAGATCGAACAGGATGGCGTGAAGTTTCTCGTGGACCTGGTTAATGGTCAAAAGACCGGATTTTTCTTAGACCAGCGATTGAACCGGCAGAGAGTTCGGGATTTGGCTCATGGCGAGGTCCTCGACTGCTTCTGTTACACCGGCGCTTTTTCGTTGTATGCCGGCCAGAAAGTGGACGTTAAGGTTACCGGTGTTGATTCATCAGAACCGGCGATCAGGCTCGCGCAGGAAAATGCCCGGTTGAACAAGGTCGAGGTCCAATTTTCCTGCCAGGATGTTTTTGATGTACTGAATGCTTATGCCCGGGAAAACCGGGCTTTTGACACGATCATCCTGGACCCGCCCTCTTTTACTAAATCGAGAAAGAAAAAATTCGCCGCGCTGCGCGGTTACAAACAAATAAACCTTAAAGCGATGCAGGTTTTGCGCGAAGGGGGCTTGCTTTTCACTTCATCATGTTCTTACCATATATCAATGGAAGATTTTATCACCATGCTCCAGGGTGCGGCATCGGATGCGAAGAAAGCATTCAGGATCATTGACCATGGCCGCCAGGCACCAGACCATCCGGTTCCGCTGAATTTTCCGGAAAGCGAATATTTAAAAGCACTTTTCCTGCAGATGGTTTGA
- a CDS encoding S8 family serine peptidase, with product MRSIVIVLTLYLTAGLLPAMVELGPQLEEKMLQVHDNESIEIMIVMNEQSDEEYLAQITQNLPRWEKRYVVIEELKKLSTRTQSEVLVLLNAEQKRGNASDITSFWIINAVCCKVKPSVIETLSDITGIAYLETSDIISDNVLLTVGEPAPVDILSRTVEWNVIKVAADSCWQLGYKGQGVIVGLIDTGCNYNHYDLRNHMWIDANYPHFGWNFESNSDDPMDVSGHGTHCSGTIGSDGSAGDSCGMAPQCSLMVCRVRTNIAYPMPDTISEKNVLDAMQFVIAPPLSPTHGADVVSMSLGWYMAWTPRRSVWRKGVTNVALAGIAYFIAAGNERGSSYCPLPYNLRCPGDAPGPWHHPSEAKGRLGGAISIAATDNTDALASFSSTGPSCWEDAPWYWDYPWRPGPGLLKPDIAAPGVNITSCAYNNNTGYLSGWSGTSMATPCCAGVAALLLSKNPNLTVAQIDSIMQFTALDLGTAGKDTLFGAGRVRARRAIDNTPAGTAIDLRLGDYGTVVLDPVPTGNSNAWFDPSETVTLVDTLVNLGSGAASGVTGILRTTNANITIVDSMGSYGDISPDTRGNNSADPFVLRADTLINIGTLVPFDLVVTSGAYTRTLNYQLRMGSVCGPDSAGYFIIDNADSFYTEAPVYNWIEINPSYGGSGTTIGTGGVMTTLRVRSPFTVRHYTKRISSTDSISVCSNGWIAMGRSTLTIQYNSGLPKRVDYGNQTSAPNMIAAFWDTLSTATPASWWYYNDAANGRFVIQCDSVSGPSGNHFFQYVIYDTTTAGPGVRNDIIIQYKKVGNPYSCTVGHQDSTKMYGWTYLFNKMYDEGASVLANGRAVKITTKQPRMKQWIVSADEFRSYPDMGSRLVALKPIPARGSVSIFYNIPMAGRSSLKIYNTAGQLVKTVFAGYPDQGVSTMRWNGIDDQGRAVSSGIYFFTLETGGKAYAVRGVLLK from the coding sequence ATGAGGTCTATTGTTATTGTTCTAACATTGTATCTTACCGCCGGGCTGTTGCCGGCGATGGTCGAACTGGGGCCGCAGCTTGAAGAGAAGATGCTGCAGGTCCATGACAACGAATCGATCGAAATAATGATCGTCATGAACGAACAATCCGACGAAGAATACCTTGCACAGATTACTCAAAACCTGCCGCGCTGGGAAAAACGCTATGTCGTTATCGAAGAACTCAAGAAGCTTTCAACCCGTACCCAGAGCGAAGTGCTGGTGCTTCTTAACGCCGAACAAAAAAGAGGCAACGCGTCCGACATAACATCATTCTGGATCATCAATGCGGTGTGCTGCAAGGTAAAGCCGTCAGTGATCGAAACGCTGTCAGACATTACGGGGATCGCGTACCTTGAGACATCGGATATTATCAGCGATAACGTGCTTTTGACCGTAGGCGAACCAGCGCCGGTCGATATATTGTCCAGAACGGTCGAATGGAATGTCATAAAGGTCGCCGCTGATTCATGCTGGCAACTTGGTTACAAAGGTCAGGGCGTCATCGTCGGGCTTATTGACACGGGGTGCAACTACAATCATTACGATCTGCGTAACCACATGTGGATCGACGCTAATTATCCTCATTTCGGATGGAATTTCGAGTCAAACAGCGATGATCCTATGGATGTCTCCGGGCACGGCACGCACTGCAGCGGGACTATCGGTTCTGACGGTTCGGCCGGCGATTCGTGCGGCATGGCGCCCCAGTGTTCGCTCATGGTATGCCGGGTAAGGACGAACATTGCCTATCCGATGCCCGATACTATCTCCGAGAAAAATGTTCTGGACGCGATGCAGTTCGTGATCGCGCCTCCATTGTCGCCCACCCACGGTGCAGATGTAGTGTCGATGTCGTTGGGCTGGTATATGGCGTGGACACCGCGCCGCAGCGTATGGCGCAAAGGCGTCACCAATGTGGCTCTGGCCGGTATCGCTTATTTCATCGCGGCCGGTAATGAGCGCGGTTCCTCATATTGTCCCCTTCCTTACAATCTAAGGTGCCCGGGCGATGCGCCCGGACCCTGGCATCATCCATCCGAGGCCAAGGGAAGACTGGGAGGAGCGATATCGATCGCCGCCACCGATAATACTGACGCGCTGGCTTCTTTTTCATCAACCGGACCTTCATGCTGGGAAGACGCTCCCTGGTACTGGGATTATCCGTGGCGACCTGGACCCGGGCTCTTGAAGCCTGACATCGCAGCGCCCGGTGTGAATATCACGTCTTGTGCGTACAATAACAACACCGGATATTTAAGTGGTTGGAGCGGGACATCAATGGCGACACCGTGTTGCGCCGGTGTTGCCGCGTTGTTATTATCCAAGAACCCGAACCTGACCGTAGCGCAGATCGACAGCATCATGCAATTCACGGCGCTTGATCTGGGGACTGCAGGTAAGGATACGCTATTCGGCGCCGGCAGGGTAAGGGCACGCCGCGCGATCGACAACACGCCGGCGGGCACGGCCATTGATCTGCGCCTTGGTGATTATGGGACCGTGGTCCTGGATCCCGTTCCCACCGGAAACAGTAATGCCTGGTTTGATCCCTCGGAAACGGTCACCCTGGTCGACACGCTGGTCAACCTGGGCAGCGGGGCAGCCTCGGGTGTGACCGGGATCCTGAGGACGACGAACGCCAATATTACGATCGTTGATTCAATGGGCTCTTACGGCGATATCAGCCCTGATACCCGCGGCAATAATAGCGCGGATCCGTTCGTGCTGAGGGCGGACACCTTGATAAACATCGGCACGCTGGTGCCGTTCGATCTCGTTGTAACCTCGGGAGCGTATACGCGCACGCTGAACTACCAGCTGAGAATGGGTTCGGTTTGCGGCCCAGACAGCGCGGGGTATTTCATTATCGATAACGCCGATTCCTTCTATACCGAAGCGCCTGTTTACAACTGGATCGAGATCAACCCCAGTTACGGTGGTTCGGGTACGACGATCGGCACGGGCGGAGTGATGACAACGTTGAGGGTGCGTTCGCCTTTTACCGTAAGACACTACACGAAGCGCATATCATCCACTGACAGCATATCCGTGTGTTCGAATGGCTGGATCGCCATGGGCAGGAGCACCCTGACCATACAGTACAACAGCGGCCTGCCAAAACGCGTGGACTATGGTAATCAGACCTCGGCCCCCAACATGATCGCGGCTTTCTGGGACACGCTGTCGACCGCTACGCCGGCTTCCTGGTGGTACTACAATGACGCTGCGAACGGCCGCTTCGTGATCCAGTGCGACTCGGTCAGCGGTCCATCCGGTAACCACTTCTTCCAGTACGTGATCTATGATACGACAACCGCCGGTCCGGGAGTGCGTAATGATATCATCATCCAGTACAAGAAAGTCGGCAATCCCTACAGCTGCACTGTAGGACACCAGGATTCGACCAAGATGTACGGCTGGACATACCTCTTCAATAAGATGTATGATGAAGGCGCGTCAGTGCTGGCGAACGGCAGGGCGGTCAAGATCACGACCAAACAGCCGCGGATGAAACAGTGGATCGTTTCCGCCGACGAGTTCAGATCCTATCCGGATATGGGGTCAAGATTGGTAGCATTGAAACCAATCCCGGCTCGCGGATCGGTAAGCATCTTTTATAATATCCCGATGGCCGGCAGGTCATCCCTGAAGATCTACAATACGGCGGGCCAGTTGGTAAAGACCGTATTTGCCGGTTATCCTGACCAGGGTGTCAGCACTATGCGGTGGAACGGCATAGATGATCAAGGAAGAGCGGTTTCATCCGGGATCTATTTTTTCACGCTCGAGACTGGTGGCAAGGCATATGCCGTGCGGGGTGTACTGCTAAAATAG
- a CDS encoding prohibitin family protein — protein MIGFLKFVVGLVVLIIGITWAINIKRPDIKDIGSIRKWTVNFSIKGLITGVILFVVIIIFLSSMGTINAGHRGVVLTFGAVSGRVLNEGLYMVVPLIQSVEVMSVRVEAYEASAASASRDLQEVSTKVTLNYWLDPLQVGVVYQTLGRAYEDRIIKPAIQEAVKASTAQYDAEKLITERAKVKEMIEKYLRDRLIIHGIRVDAVSLTDFSFSPDFTKAIEAKVTASQLALKAQRDLERIKTEAQQKIESAKAEAEALRLQKEQVTQVLIELRKIEVQRLAIDKWDGHLPTVVAGDKLVPIMDVFSAGR, from the coding sequence ATGATAGGTTTCTTGAAATTTGTGGTCGGTCTTGTTGTTTTGATCATCGGTATCACCTGGGCAATAAATATAAAAAGACCCGATATAAAGGATATCGGAAGTATCCGGAAATGGACCGTCAATTTTAGCATTAAAGGGCTTATTACGGGTGTGATTTTGTTCGTAGTCATTATTATATTCCTGTCATCCATGGGCACGATAAATGCCGGTCACCGCGGCGTGGTTCTGACATTCGGAGCGGTCAGCGGCCGGGTTCTAAATGAGGGGCTCTATATGGTGGTACCGCTTATCCAGAGCGTTGAAGTCATGTCGGTGCGGGTTGAAGCATATGAAGCAAGCGCGGCCAGCGCATCCCGCGATTTGCAGGAAGTGTCCACTAAGGTGACCCTGAATTACTGGTTGGATCCATTACAGGTAGGTGTGGTATATCAAACCCTGGGGCGCGCTTATGAGGACCGGATAATCAAACCGGCGATCCAGGAAGCGGTGAAGGCTTCGACCGCGCAATATGATGCGGAAAAACTGATCACGGAGCGGGCGAAAGTGAAAGAGATGATCGAAAAGTACCTCAGAGACCGCTTGATCATTCACGGCATCAGGGTGGACGCCGTGTCCCTAACCGATTTTTCGTTTTCGCCGGATTTTACCAAGGCGATCGAGGCAAAGGTGACCGCGTCGCAGCTGGCACTAAAGGCCCAGCGCGACCTGGAGCGGATCAAGACGGAGGCCCAGCAGAAGATCGAATCGGCAAAGGCTGAAGCCGAGGCATTGCGTTTACAGAAGGAACAGGTAACGCAGGTGCTGATCGAGCTGCGCAAGATCGAGGTCCAGCGCCTGGCGATCGACAAATGGGACGGCCACCTGCCAACGGTCGTTGCCGGCGACAAGCTGGTGCCGATCATGGATGTTTTCAGCGCCGGGCGGTAG
- a CDS encoding saccharopine dehydrogenase C-terminal domain-containing protein, whose translation MNICVLGGGMQGRVAAFDLARSGHLVTVLDIDRSNLRRLRGTPLIKTVRFDAGDRRSLVTFIKKHRYDAVLGALPAALGFGAMQCAIEARCDMVDMSYLTEDPFLLNTKARKQGVRIIPDAGFAPGLSNLIVGRAASEIKKIDRLRILVGGIPQDPRPPFNYRITWSPADLIEEYLRPARIVHDHRKVVILALTGIEEFTVRGIGRLECFYTDGLRTLLKTLKSIRHMEEKTIRYPGHAALFKTLIAGGFLGTKPLKNGPCGFRPKDLTVQVLRDVLSQGSERDISILIIEIRSDRARRRYMCVDRYDRRRHMTSMTRMTAFSGSLFTQCFKQYPGCGVIPPEQLGQVAPIFEFIITRLARRGIRIARS comes from the coding sequence ATGAACATCTGCGTTCTTGGGGGCGGCATGCAGGGCCGGGTCGCGGCTTTCGACCTGGCCAGGTCGGGCCATTTGGTCACGGTCCTTGATATTGACAGATCGAACCTGCGGCGGCTGCGCGGCACGCCGCTTATAAAAACCGTGCGCTTTGATGCCGGCGATAGAAGATCGCTGGTCACATTCATAAAAAAACACCGCTATGACGCGGTGCTCGGCGCCCTTCCGGCGGCGCTCGGGTTTGGCGCCATGCAATGCGCGATCGAAGCCCGGTGCGACATGGTCGACATGTCATATCTTACCGAAGATCCTTTTTTGCTCAATACGAAAGCGCGAAAGCAGGGGGTGCGGATCATCCCGGACGCCGGGTTTGCGCCCGGACTCAGTAACCTGATCGTTGGCCGGGCGGCCAGCGAAATCAAAAAGATCGACCGCCTTCGCATCCTTGTCGGCGGCATACCGCAGGACCCGCGACCGCCCTTCAACTACCGCATCACATGGTCGCCGGCCGACCTGATCGAAGAATACCTGCGTCCCGCACGCATTGTCCATGACCACCGGAAAGTGGTAATACTGGCCCTGACCGGGATCGAGGAATTCACGGTACGGGGAATTGGCAGACTTGAATGCTTTTACACGGATGGGTTACGGACCCTGCTGAAAACCCTCAAGTCGATCCGGCATATGGAGGAAAAAACTATCCGTTATCCCGGGCACGCTGCCCTGTTCAAAACGCTGATCGCCGGCGGCTTTTTGGGTACAAAACCGCTGAAGAACGGTCCCTGCGGCTTCCGGCCCAAGGATCTCACGGTCCAGGTGCTGCGTGACGTTCTCAGCCAAGGCAGTGAAAGGGACATCTCGATCCTGATAATCGAGATCCGGTCTGATCGTGCGAGGCGAAGGTATATGTGCGTTGATCGCTACGATAGACGCCGCCACATGACATCAATGACGCGGATGACGGCATTTTCCGGTTCATTATTCACCCAGTGCTTTAAACAGTACCCGGGCTGCGGCGTGATCCCTCCTGAACAACTTGGTCAGGTCGCGCCTATTTTCGAGTTCATTATCACCCGGTTAGCCAGACGCGGTATCCGCATCGCCCGATCGTGA
- a CDS encoding sugar ABC transporter permease, translating to MKRKTTWAGYFFILPALVIIVVFRAYPILQAVRMSMYKWSIAGPLQYVGSKNFQRLFIDPKFFQALGNTLWYIIGVVPVTVIAALFFAHLLNRNLKGQGIYRTLYFLPVVTSIVASSVVWKWLFNPDRGLFNAVLNLFGIQGIAWLNDPRGILAIATAPLGLKLSNFLAGPSIALIALVIMAVWHNLGYCIIILLAALQVVPGHYYEAARLDGAKAWQLFRYITVPAISPAIFYVIITQTIIAFNTFTPVYVMTQPAGGPLGTTSLVVFYLYEQSFRLWNLGYANAIAFVLFVLILGFTLMQQRFFEKKVYYE from the coding sequence GTGAAAAGAAAAACAACATGGGCAGGTTATTTTTTTATCCTGCCCGCCCTGGTCATTATCGTCGTTTTTCGCGCTTATCCCATATTGCAGGCCGTAAGAATGAGCATGTACAAATGGTCGATCGCCGGTCCGCTGCAGTATGTCGGGAGCAAAAATTTCCAGCGATTATTTATCGATCCTAAATTTTTCCAAGCCCTGGGCAACACTTTGTGGTACATTATTGGCGTCGTTCCGGTCACGGTGATCGCGGCCCTGTTCTTTGCCCACCTGTTGAACCGGAACCTAAAGGGACAGGGGATCTACCGGACCCTTTACTTCCTGCCCGTGGTGACCTCGATCGTGGCCTCCTCGGTCGTATGGAAATGGCTCTTCAATCCCGACCGCGGATTGTTCAACGCGGTTCTGAATCTATTCGGCATTCAAGGGATCGCCTGGCTGAACGACCCGCGAGGGATCCTGGCGATCGCGACCGCGCCGCTCGGTCTAAAATTATCCAATTTTCTGGCCGGACCTTCGATCGCCCTGATCGCGCTGGTGATCATGGCGGTCTGGCACAATCTTGGCTATTGCATTATCATCCTCCTCGCTGCGCTCCAGGTCGTTCCCGGGCATTACTACGAAGCCGCGCGGCTTGACGGCGCCAAAGCCTGGCAACTATTCCGCTACATCACCGTGCCGGCCATTTCACCCGCCATTTTCTACGTGATCATCACCCAGACGATCATCGCCTTCAACACTTTCACGCCCGTCTATGTGATGACACAACCCGCCGGGGGTCCACTGGGTACGACCAGCCTTGTCGTTTTTTATCTTTACGAGCAATCCTTCCGGTTATGGAACCTCGGCTATGCGAACGCGATCGCTTTCGTGCTATTCGTTCTGATCCTGGGTTTTACCCTGATGCAGCAGCGATTTTTTGAAAAAAAGGTTTATTATGAATGA
- a CDS encoding carbohydrate ABC transporter permease yields MNDRRPHPFFHLILILGAFWMALPFFWMLVTALKSSSDALRFPPTLLPEAFLFRNFITAFREVDFLRYFINTVIMTAAITALVYITTILAAYAFARLKFLGRETLFSLFLAMMMIPLPVYLAPTYSILSRLGWIDTFLALIIPWSVNVFAIFLLRQHFRSLPQELFDAARMDGLDHLQIIIKIVLPLSKPILITIGIFEVITSWNSFLWPLIVTHSDSMRTIQTGLSYFAQAESTNYPLLCAASAFTTVPLIALYFLLQRHIMESYVRSGIKE; encoded by the coding sequence ATGAATGACCGTAGACCACATCCGTTCTTTCACCTCATTCTCATCCTGGGAGCTTTCTGGATGGCCCTGCCGTTTTTCTGGATGCTGGTCACGGCTTTAAAATCCAGCAGCGACGCCCTTCGATTTCCACCTACTTTGTTACCGGAAGCGTTCTTGTTCCGCAACTTCATTACCGCCTTTCGTGAAGTCGATTTTCTGCGATATTTCATAAACACGGTCATTATGACCGCAGCCATCACCGCGCTCGTTTACATCACGACCATCCTGGCTGCGTATGCTTTCGCCCGCTTAAAGTTCTTGGGCCGAGAAACGCTGTTTTCATTGTTCCTGGCGATGATGATGATCCCTTTGCCCGTCTACCTGGCACCGACGTATTCCATTCTCAGCCGGCTGGGGTGGATCGATACCTTCCTGGCGCTGATCATCCCCTGGAGCGTCAACGTTTTCGCGATTTTCCTTTTGCGGCAGCATTTCCGGTCCTTGCCGCAGGAATTGTTCGATGCGGCCCGCATGGATGGCCTCGATCATTTACAGATCATCATAAAGATCGTCCTGCCCCTTTCCAAGCCGATCCTGATCACGATCGGTATATTTGAGGTCATCACCAGCTGGAATTCGTTTCTCTGGCCGCTGATCGTCACGCATTCCGACTCCATGCGGACCATCCAGACCGGTCTTTCCTACTTTGCCCAGGCAGAATCAACGAACTATCCGCTGCTTTGCGCGGCGTCAGCGTTCACAACGGTCCCGTTGATCGCTCTCTATTTTTTATTGCAGAGGCATATAATGGAATCATATGTCCGGAGCGGTATCAAGGAATAG
- a CDS encoding cyclic nucleotide-binding domain-containing protein, translating to MLVKWRPREISKDTVIIKEGTTGDEMFIIESGQVEVQLTRGDLVLILSELGEFSFFGEMALLTEKPRSATVKAKTDCRALVLKKSDFMEIVNENPKVAAKFLLAMGEDLSNRIMTTNANLENYFLINQAIVDNESFRNLYILTHKAPSSSG from the coding sequence ATGCTGGTAAAATGGCGCCCGCGGGAGATATCAAAGGATACCGTAATAATCAAGGAAGGCACGACCGGTGATGAGATGTTCATCATCGAAAGCGGCCAGGTCGAAGTCCAGCTTACTAGGGGGGATCTGGTCTTGATTCTTTCAGAATTAGGTGAATTTTCGTTTTTCGGTGAAATGGCGCTCCTCACTGAAAAACCGCGTTCCGCGACGGTCAAGGCGAAAACTGACTGCCGTGCTCTGGTTCTGAAAAAATCGGATTTTATGGAGATCGTCAACGAAAATCCAAAAGTTGCGGCTAAATTCCTGCTGGCAATGGGTGAAGACCTTTCCAATCGGATCATGACCACGAACGCGAATCTTGAAAATTATTTCTTGATCAATCAGGCAATCGTTGACAACGAATCTTTCAGGAATCTGTACATATTAACACACAAGGCCCCATCGTCTAGTGGTTAG
- a CDS encoding OmpA family protein, with protein sequence MKKLLYCAALLPLFLIGQEISVYGNRGMFKLQYAQPHNMGMLSFHLSSSERFDKMRTMQAGTWTEDRKHFFNVSAGLSYSIIDYLEARFRATAFLKWFEMNNFPIQRGDPDPPWGFETIEIGGKTGYAFTPDKVTPLTYAFGAEFHVNWGPRLPTDKAEFDRRFYADSFWDQGATPVTPHFPPYIPHNPDYAANGLADFRIGPFAAHLNAGYLATGVDIKPPYVDTNEFLQNYLRPNYIVHGGGIELIPHEEVRILIETMGYFDSDAQSESLWITPGLRFGTKNVSFDLGCEIGLLGREYWKAFFTFSGGADLIKKVEIHIPLAKITGRIYDAKTGDPIAATVTLPGSEKEPIQTAATGTYELSLAPGNYRVHVEASNYRWKEQGAVLKDGDQLILDFTLNKKEISKVMGKVYDAETRMPLMAEVTFPQTQYMLVTSDTSGMYAATLAPGTFRIHAEATGYQFDEKVVTLQEGETRIVDIPLNKISLAQSTLMGKVSDVEKGTPVLAQITFVDTRIPVTTTDPTTGIYKATVPPGTYSVKVEAQDYVMESAPVVLAKDETKIQNFALRRIPKTGESWVLKGIYFDFNSAMIKPESYPVLDDAAKVLLAKPSMRVEISGHTDSIGSDSYNQKLSYQRANAVRDYLITYHKIDPSRIIAIGYGEAQPIADNRTKAGRDLNRRIEFKVLSQ encoded by the coding sequence ATGAAGAAACTTCTTTATTGTGCTGCCTTATTGCCGTTGTTTTTGATCGGTCAGGAGATATCCGTCTATGGCAACCGCGGCATGTTCAAGCTCCAGTATGCCCAGCCCCATAACATGGGCATGCTGTCTTTTCACCTGTCGTCATCTGAAAGATTTGATAAGATGCGCACGATGCAGGCAGGAACATGGACCGAGGACCGCAAGCATTTTTTCAACGTTTCAGCCGGGTTGTCATATTCGATCATTGATTACCTGGAAGCCCGTTTCCGGGCGACCGCCTTTTTAAAATGGTTTGAAATGAACAACTTCCCGATCCAGCGCGGCGATCCTGACCCGCCATGGGGTTTTGAAACGATCGAGATCGGAGGAAAAACCGGTTATGCTTTTACGCCGGACAAGGTCACACCCCTGACGTACGCATTTGGCGCCGAGTTCCACGTTAACTGGGGACCGCGGCTGCCGACCGATAAAGCAGAATTTGACCGCCGGTTCTATGCGGATTCGTTCTGGGATCAAGGCGCAACCCCGGTAACCCCTCATTTCCCACCCTATATTCCGCATAACCCTGATTATGCCGCGAACGGTCTGGCTGACTTCAGGATCGGACCTTTTGCCGCGCACCTCAATGCCGGGTACCTGGCCACGGGCGTGGACATCAAGCCGCCTTACGTAGATACGAATGAATTTTTGCAAAACTATCTCCGCCCTAATTACATAGTCCATGGCGGCGGCATTGAACTCATACCTCACGAGGAAGTGCGCATTCTTATTGAGACCATGGGTTATTTCGACTCTGACGCACAAAGCGAATCACTCTGGATCACGCCGGGACTGCGGTTTGGCACTAAAAACGTCAGTTTTGACTTGGGCTGCGAGATCGGCCTCCTGGGACGCGAATACTGGAAAGCATTCTTCACATTCTCCGGCGGTGCCGATCTCATCAAGAAAGTCGAGATCCATATTCCGCTCGCCAAGATCACGGGCCGCATCTATGATGCCAAGACCGGCGATCCGATCGCGGCGACCGTGACCCTCCCGGGTTCCGAGAAAGAGCCGATTCAGACCGCGGCCACGGGCACTTATGAATTATCGCTCGCTCCCGGGAACTACCGCGTCCATGTCGAAGCGTCCAACTACCGCTGGAAAGAACAGGGCGCCGTGCTCAAGGACGGTGACCAGCTGATACTGGACTTCACGCTCAACAAAAAAGAGATATCCAAAGTGATGGGCAAGGTCTATGACGCCGAAACCAGGATGCCGCTCATGGCCGAGGTCACGTTCCCACAAACCCAGTACATGCTCGTCACTTCCGATACCTCGGGTATGTATGCCGCGACCCTGGCACCCGGCACGTTCCGGATCCATGCCGAAGCCACCGGATATCAGTTCGATGAAAAAGTCGTCACGCTCCAGGAAGGCGAGACCAGGATCGTGGACATCCCCCTGAACAAGATCAGCCTTGCCCAGTCAACGCTTATGGGCAAAGTATCCGATGTCGAAAAAGGAACACCAGTCCTTGCCCAGATCACGTTCGTCGATACAAGGATCCCGGTGACTACTACCGATCCTACGACCGGCATCTACAAGGCAACAGTACCGCCGGGCACTTACTCGGTCAAAGTCGAAGCCCAGGATTACGTAATGGAAAGCGCGCCGGTCGTCCTCGCCAAAGACGAAACCAAGATCCAGAACTTTGCCCTGCGCCGGATCCCCAAAACCGGCGAGAGCTGGGTTTTGAAGGGCATTTATTTCGACTTCAATTCAGCGATGATCAAGCCCGAATCATATCCTGTGTTGGATGACGCGGCAAAGGTACTGCTCGCTAAACCGTCCATGCGTGTCGAGATCAGCGGACATACTGACAGCATCGGCTCGGATTCGTATAACCAGAAA